Proteins from one Flavobacterium sp. N2038 genomic window:
- a CDS encoding fumarylacetoacetate hydrolase family protein, whose translation MKLIRFGEAGKEKPGVLIDEKRFDVSSIVTDYNEAFFEENGLEKLKKALESNPVLPEVDASVRLGSPVARPSKIICIGLNYVDHCRETNAPIPTEPIIFFKSTTSLCGPNDDLIIPKNSEKTDWEIELAFVVGKKASYVEEADALDYVAGYALLNDYSERAFQIERGGQWAKGKGCDTFAPLGPFLATQDEIADVNNIPMWLTVNGKTFQNSNTSNLVFKIPFLVHYLSQFMTLLPGDIISTGTPPGVGLGIKPEPLYLKAGDVVELGMDGLGSSKQLAVPYTK comes from the coding sequence ATGAAACTAATACGATTTGGAGAAGCCGGTAAAGAAAAACCAGGTGTTTTAATAGACGAAAAAAGATTTGATGTATCCTCGATAGTAACGGATTACAATGAAGCTTTTTTTGAAGAAAACGGATTAGAAAAACTTAAAAAAGCATTAGAAAGCAATCCTGTCCTGCCAGAAGTAGACGCTTCAGTGCGACTAGGATCGCCGGTTGCAAGACCTTCAAAAATTATTTGTATCGGATTGAATTATGTAGATCATTGTCGTGAAACCAATGCACCAATTCCAACCGAGCCAATTATCTTTTTTAAATCAACTACCTCTTTATGCGGACCAAATGATGATTTGATTATTCCAAAAAACAGTGAAAAAACAGATTGGGAAATTGAACTGGCTTTTGTAGTGGGTAAAAAAGCAAGTTATGTAGAAGAAGCAGATGCTTTAGATTATGTTGCCGGCTACGCTTTGCTAAATGATTACAGCGAAAGAGCTTTTCAGATAGAACGAGGAGGGCAATGGGCAAAAGGAAAAGGATGTGATACATTTGCTCCACTTGGACCATTTTTGGCAACTCAGGATGAAATTGCAGATGTAAATAACATACCAATGTGGCTGACAGTGAACGGAAAAACATTCCAAAACAGTAATACTTCCAATCTGGTATTTAAGATCCCGTTTTTAGTACATTATCTAAGTCAGTTTATGACGTTACTTCCGGGTGATATCATTAGTACAGGAACGCCTCCGGGGGTTGGTCTAGGAATTAAACCAGAGCCTTTATACTTAAAAGCCGGAGATGTGGTAGAATTAGGAATGGATGGTTTAGGAAGCAGTAAACAGCTGGCAGTACCTTACACAAAATAG
- a CDS encoding LutC/YkgG family protein: MSARENILNAITMNQPELAELPVIDISAVIHYEDAYAQFKTVLESIGGKAELISDITMLKDQLLADKISGSFVVNTISSLGNIDEQVASLSAIELEKVEKAYVKGTVGVAENGAIWVYESQMINRLIPFICQHLILIIEKKDIVNTLHQAYQKLDVSKEGFGAFIAGPSKTADIEQSLVIGAHGARSATIYVIE; this comes from the coding sequence ATGAGCGCAAGAGAAAATATATTGAATGCCATAACGATGAATCAGCCTGAATTGGCTGAACTTCCTGTTATTGATATTAGCGCTGTTATTCATTATGAAGATGCTTATGCGCAGTTTAAAACAGTATTGGAGAGCATTGGCGGTAAAGCAGAATTGATTTCGGATATTACAATGCTAAAAGATCAATTATTAGCTGATAAAATAAGCGGAAGTTTCGTTGTAAATACAATTTCTTCACTTGGAAATATAGATGAACAAGTAGCTTCTTTATCTGCAATTGAATTAGAAAAAGTAGAAAAAGCGTATGTGAAAGGAACAGTTGGTGTGGCAGAAAACGGTGCTATATGGGTTTATGAAAGTCAAATGATAAACAGACTTATTCCTTTTATATGTCAGCATTTGATTTTGATAATCGAGAAAAAAGATATTGTAAACACTTTACATCAGGCATATCAAAAACTTGATGTATCAAAAGAAGGATTTGGTGCTTTTATAGCCGGACCTTCTAAAACTGCTGATATTGAACAATCATTAGTAATTGGAGCACATGGTGCAAGAAGCGCTACGATTTATGTAATAGAATAA
- a CDS encoding lactate utilization protein B, whose product MTVKHAALAEKFIADEPRTDWHDETLWFVRAKRDKAAHGIPEWEQLREWGSQIKNRTLSNLSNYLIEFEKNAIANGIKVHWAADAKEHNAIVHEIIKKHGIQKIVKSKSMLTEECHLNEYLQHNGIEVVDTDLGERIVQFRKEPPSHIVLPAIHLKKEDVSATFHEHLQTEKGNNDPQYLTEAARQHLRNKFVESELAITGVNFAIAETGGFVVCTNEGNADMGAHTAPVHIACMGFEKLIPKAEHLSVFLRLLARSATGQPITTYSSHFHKPRPNQEMHIVIVDNGRSKQLGREDFRNSLKCIRCAACFNTCPVYRRSGGHSYHTAVAGPIGSILNPNLDMKANADLPFASTLCGSCTNVCPVKINIHEQLWKWRQVIVSEGYVATSKKIGMKGMDFIFSNPKVYRLMGKMGRGVMHLFPFMVNNKLNVWSKQREMPVAPKESFRDWYLKNGKNQK is encoded by the coding sequence ATGACGGTAAAACATGCTGCATTAGCGGAAAAGTTTATAGCTGACGAGCCTAGAACCGACTGGCACGATGAAACCTTGTGGTTTGTTCGCGCAAAGCGTGACAAGGCGGCTCATGGCATACCGGAATGGGAACAATTAAGAGAATGGGGCTCGCAGATTAAAAATCGCACACTTTCTAATCTTTCCAATTATCTAATAGAATTTGAAAAAAATGCCATTGCCAACGGCATAAAAGTACACTGGGCAGCAGATGCCAAGGAACACAACGCGATAGTTCACGAAATTATCAAAAAACACGGTATTCAGAAAATTGTTAAGAGCAAGAGTATGTTAACCGAAGAGTGTCATTTGAATGAATATCTACAGCATAACGGAATAGAAGTAGTTGACACTGATTTGGGAGAACGCATTGTTCAATTCAGAAAAGAACCTCCAAGCCATATTGTGTTGCCGGCAATTCACTTAAAAAAAGAAGATGTAAGTGCTACTTTTCATGAGCATTTACAAACGGAAAAAGGAAATAATGATCCGCAATATTTAACCGAAGCCGCGAGACAACATTTGCGTAATAAGTTTGTAGAATCGGAATTAGCGATTACAGGAGTCAATTTTGCCATTGCCGAAACAGGAGGTTTTGTAGTTTGTACCAATGAAGGAAATGCTGATATGGGAGCACATACAGCGCCTGTACACATTGCCTGTATGGGCTTTGAAAAATTAATCCCAAAAGCAGAACATTTATCAGTTTTTTTGAGATTATTAGCCAGAAGTGCTACAGGTCAGCCTATTACTACTTACTCGAGCCATTTTCATAAACCAAGACCCAATCAGGAAATGCATATCGTGATTGTAGATAATGGACGTAGCAAACAATTGGGAAGAGAAGATTTCAGAAATTCATTAAAATGTATCCGTTGCGCAGCCTGTTTCAACACTTGTCCGGTATACCGCAGAAGTGGCGGACATAGTTATCATACAGCCGTTGCAGGACCAATTGGTTCTATTTTAAATCCAAATTTGGATATGAAAGCCAATGCCGATTTGCCTTTTGCATCAACCTTATGTGGTAGTTGTACTAATGTGTGTCCTGTAAAAATCAATATCCATGAACAGTTATGGAAATGGAGACAAGTTATTGTTTCTGAAGGATATGTAGCTACAAGTAAAAAAATAGGAATGAAGGGAATGGATTTTATATTCTCGAATCCTAAAGTGTACCGTTTGATGGGAAAAATGGGAAGAGGAGTAATGCATTTATTCCCTTTTATGGTAAACAATAAATTAAATGTTTGGTCTAAACAACGAGAAATGCCAGTTGCTCCAAAGGAATCATTCCGTGATTGGTATTTGAAAAACGGGAAAAACCAAAAATAA
- a CDS encoding (Fe-S)-binding protein — protein sequence MKIALFIPCYIDQFYPNVGIAALQLLQKLGCDVTFPLEQTCCGQPMANSGFASLSKGCDQNFVKNFSGFDYIVAPSGSCVLHVKEHLQDAENPQETAHIRSTVYELTEFLTDILKIKSLKARFPYKVGLHNSCHGQRGLHLSSMTEQMLPEFSKPEQLLNMVEGIELRRPERNDECCGFGGTFCVFEEAVSVKMGKDRIKEHEVNDVDYITGGDTSCLMHMEGLLKRRGSKVKTIHIAEILNGLV from the coding sequence ATGAAAATTGCCTTATTCATACCCTGCTATATCGATCAGTTTTACCCCAATGTGGGTATTGCTGCTTTACAGTTATTGCAAAAACTGGGTTGTGATGTTACTTTTCCATTAGAGCAAACCTGCTGTGGTCAACCTATGGCAAATAGTGGTTTTGCAAGTTTAAGTAAAGGCTGTGACCAGAATTTTGTTAAAAATTTTTCAGGATTTGATTATATAGTAGCACCTTCAGGAAGTTGTGTTTTGCATGTAAAAGAACATTTGCAGGATGCCGAAAATCCGCAGGAAACGGCTCACATTCGAAGTACTGTTTACGAACTCACAGAGTTTTTGACTGATATTTTAAAAATTAAAAGTCTGAAGGCTCGTTTTCCGTATAAAGTAGGATTGCACAATAGCTGCCACGGACAAAGAGGTTTGCATCTTTCTTCTATGACTGAACAAATGTTGCCCGAGTTTTCTAAACCCGAACAATTATTAAATATGGTTGAGGGGATTGAATTAAGAAGACCGGAACGTAATGATGAATGTTGCGGTTTTGGGGGTACTTTTTGCGTTTTTGAAGAAGCTGTAAGTGTAAAAATGGGAAAGGATAGAATAAAAGAACATGAAGTCAATGATGTCGACTATATTACAGGAGGAGATACAAGCTGCTTGATGCATATGGAAGGTCTGCTGAAACGAAGAGGAAGTAAAGTAAAAACGATTCATATTGCTGAAATATTGAATGGTTTAGTTTAA
- a CDS encoding SDR family NAD(P)-dependent oxidoreductase codes for MFSLQNKKAVVTGGGSGIGKAISALFAKQGAEVHIIELTEESAKTAVEEITANGGKVFSHACNVANQAEVIATFEKIGNIHILINNAGIAHIGKADTTPEADFDRIMSVNVKGVYNCLHAAIPQFRASGGGVIVNMASIAAWVGIPDRFAYSTAKGAVMAMTLSVAKDYIGENIRCNSISPARVHTPFVDGFISKTYPGKEAEMFEKLSKTQPIGRMAKPDEVAALALFLSSDESGFVTGCDYPIDGGFIKLNN; via the coding sequence ATGTTTTCATTACAAAATAAAAAAGCCGTAGTTACCGGTGGTGGCAGCGGAATTGGAAAGGCAATCTCGGCTCTGTTTGCCAAACAGGGAGCAGAAGTTCATATTATAGAACTAACAGAAGAAAGTGCCAAAACAGCCGTAGAGGAAATTACAGCAAACGGGGGAAAAGTATTTTCGCATGCCTGTAATGTAGCCAATCAGGCAGAAGTAATAGCAACATTTGAAAAAATTGGTAATATTCATATCCTGATTAATAATGCCGGTATTGCTCACATTGGAAAAGCAGACACTACACCCGAAGCAGATTTTGACAGAATAATGAGTGTAAATGTAAAAGGGGTATACAATTGTCTGCATGCTGCGATACCGCAATTTAGAGCTTCTGGCGGAGGTGTTATTGTAAACATGGCATCTATTGCTGCCTGGGTTGGTATTCCGGATCGATTTGCTTATTCTACAGCAAAAGGAGCCGTTATGGCCATGACATTATCAGTAGCCAAGGATTATATAGGAGAAAATATTCGTTGTAATTCTATTTCTCCTGCAAGAGTACATACACCTTTTGTAGATGGGTTTATCTCAAAAACATATCCAGGTAAAGAAGCAGAAATGTTTGAAAAATTATCCAAAACACAGCCTATTGGCAGAATGGCAAAACCAGATGAGGTGGCCGCTCTGGCTTTGTTTTTAAGCAGTGACGAATCTGGTTTTGTAACCGGTTGCGATTATCCTATTGATGGAGGTTTTATTAAATTAAATAACTAG
- a CDS encoding UxaA family hydrolase — MHPNDNVLVALTDLAKGESVTFEGVTYILEDTIKAKHKFYTADLKQGSEITMYGVLVGKVQSDVAKGSLMTTDNLKHAAEPYQYRHVDFLWQAPDVSKYKNRTFNGYKRSDGRVGTANYWLFIPTVFCENRNLDVIREALHNELGYSVSDKYTQYTHYLLEAYKNGENLDAIDVQLTPDQNTNRIFKNVDGIKFLNHQGGCGGTRQDASTLSALLASYANHPNVAGITLLSLGCQHLQIQDFIDDVKKQNPTFDKPLLVFEQQQAKSEEQLVAAAIKQTFEGLIEINKYERTPAPLSELCLGVKCGGSDGFSGVSANPAVGYTSDLLVALGGKVLLAEFPELCGVEQNLIDRCTSEPIAKKFIDLMQSYDALAHKVGSGFHMNPSPGNIKDGLITDAIKSAGAAKKGGTAPVVDVLDYTEPATKAGLSLVCTPGNDVEATTGKAASGATLILFTTGLGTPTGNPVCPVIKVATNSVLAKKMSDIIDIDCGPIISGEKTIEEMGEDILEYCIKAASGEIIPKAVSLNQDDFIPWKRGVSL, encoded by the coding sequence ATGCACCCAAATGATAATGTGCTGGTCGCTTTAACAGATCTGGCAAAAGGAGAAAGTGTAACTTTTGAAGGAGTGACTTATATTCTTGAAGATACTATAAAAGCAAAGCATAAGTTTTATACAGCAGATTTAAAGCAAGGGTCCGAAATCACGATGTATGGAGTTTTGGTAGGCAAGGTGCAAAGTGATGTTGCAAAAGGAAGTCTCATGACTACCGATAATCTGAAACATGCAGCAGAGCCTTATCAATATCGCCATGTTGATTTTTTATGGCAGGCACCGGATGTTTCAAAATATAAAAACAGAACTTTTAATGGATATAAAAGAAGTGACGGTCGTGTAGGAACTGCCAATTATTGGTTGTTTATTCCAACTGTATTTTGCGAAAACAGAAATTTGGATGTAATACGCGAAGCCCTTCACAATGAATTGGGATATTCAGTAAGTGATAAATATACTCAGTATACCCATTATTTATTGGAAGCTTACAAAAACGGAGAAAATCTGGATGCCATTGATGTACAATTAACACCAGATCAAAATACCAACAGAATATTTAAGAATGTTGATGGTATAAAATTTTTAAATCATCAGGGAGGCTGTGGTGGTACACGTCAGGACGCGTCTACTCTGAGTGCTTTACTCGCTTCTTATGCAAATCATCCTAATGTAGCAGGGATAACATTATTGAGTTTAGGATGTCAGCATTTGCAGATACAGGATTTTATAGACGATGTAAAAAAACAAAATCCCACTTTTGATAAACCTTTACTGGTTTTTGAACAGCAACAGGCAAAAAGTGAAGAACAATTAGTAGCAGCAGCGATCAAACAAACCTTTGAAGGATTGATCGAAATAAATAAATACGAAAGAACTCCGGCACCTTTAAGTGAATTGTGTCTGGGGGTCAAATGTGGCGGTAGTGATGGTTTTAGTGGGGTTTCGGCTAATCCTGCGGTAGGATATACTTCAGATTTGCTGGTGGCTTTAGGAGGAAAAGTCCTTTTGGCTGAATTCCCTGAACTATGTGGAGTTGAACAAAATCTGATTGATCGTTGTACAAGTGAACCGATCGCTAAAAAATTCATTGATTTAATGCAATCTTATGATGCTTTGGCACATAAAGTAGGTTCGGGCTTTCATATGAATCCATCACCCGGAAATATCAAAGACGGTTTAATAACCGATGCTATAAAAAGCGCCGGAGCAGCCAAAAAAGGAGGAACAGCACCTGTTGTTGATGTACTGGATTATACAGAACCCGCAACAAAAGCAGGATTGAGTTTAGTATGTACACCAGGAAATGATGTCGAGGCAACGACTGGTAAAGCAGCATCGGGAGCAACATTAATACTATTTACTACAGGATTAGGAACCCCAACAGGAAATCCAGTTTGTCCAGTCATCAAAGTGGCGACTAATTCTGTTCTGGCAAAAAAAATGAGCGATATCATTGATATTGATTGTGGGCCAATTATCAGCGGAGAAAAAACAATTGAAGAAATGGGAGAAGATATTCTGGAGTATTGTATTAAGGCCGCAAGTGGCGAAATCATACCAAAAGCCGTTTCTTTAAATCAGGATGATTTTATTCCATGGAAACGTGGCGTATCTTTGTAA
- the fucP gene encoding L-fucose:H+ symporter permease, translated as MALITEIEVRQEVGSKENKKWLFPFILVTSLFFFWGFVHNLDPILIPHLRKAFNLTDLESSLIDSSVFVAYFFMALPAGYIMRKYGYKSGIMIGLVLFGIGSILFVPAANSLQYIYFLGALFVIACGLTFLETAANPYVTILGPAETATRRLNFSQSFNGLAAFIAPAYIGPMILSGKNLTQAEMDAMPAAQLHAYVLEEAASVKMPYLILGLIILSVALVFYFTNMPDVKDEDKEGAEGASFAGALKSMRLRWGILAQFFYVGAQVCVGSFFIKMSTTSAGLAEDVAAKYLGFFGLAFMLGRFAGTFFMQYIKPRKLLIIYAFINILLSIVAIAGSGMIVVYTLIAIAFFMSIMFPTIFSMGIDGLGHNTKIGSSLIVMAIVGGALLPPVLGLISDLTGSIQYGYIVPLICFSVILLFAFNGHKTNKA; from the coding sequence ATGGCATTAATAACAGAAATAGAAGTTCGCCAAGAGGTTGGTTCTAAAGAAAATAAGAAATGGCTATTTCCTTTTATACTGGTAACCAGCTTATTCTTTTTCTGGGGATTTGTACACAACTTAGATCCCATACTTATTCCGCATTTAAGAAAAGCATTTAATCTAACCGATTTAGAATCTTCATTGATTGATTCTTCTGTATTTGTTGCCTATTTTTTCATGGCTTTGCCTGCAGGTTATATCATGAGGAAATACGGTTATAAATCCGGTATTATGATTGGATTAGTTTTATTCGGTATTGGTTCAATTTTGTTTGTACCGGCAGCCAATTCGTTACAGTATATTTATTTTTTAGGTGCTTTGTTTGTTATTGCTTGTGGACTTACCTTTTTAGAAACAGCAGCTAATCCCTATGTAACGATATTGGGGCCGGCAGAAACAGCGACAAGACGATTAAACTTTTCGCAATCCTTCAACGGACTGGCGGCTTTTATCGCTCCGGCCTATATAGGACCAATGATCTTATCCGGAAAAAATTTAACTCAGGCCGAAATGGATGCTATGCCGGCAGCACAATTACATGCTTATGTATTAGAAGAAGCGGCAAGTGTAAAAATGCCTTATCTGATTTTGGGATTAATTATCCTTTCGGTAGCATTGGTTTTTTATTTTACCAATATGCCCGATGTAAAAGATGAAGATAAAGAAGGGGCAGAAGGAGCTAGTTTTGCAGGAGCTTTAAAATCAATGCGTTTGCGATGGGGAATCTTAGCACAGTTTTTCTACGTTGGAGCACAGGTTTGTGTGGGTAGTTTTTTTATCAAAATGTCTACTACCTCAGCAGGTTTGGCCGAAGATGTAGCAGCCAAATATCTGGGTTTCTTCGGATTGGCTTTTATGCTAGGACGTTTTGCAGGAACGTTCTTCATGCAATACATTAAACCAAGAAAATTACTAATCATTTATGCCTTTATTAATATTCTTTTATCAATAGTTGCCATAGCAGGATCAGGAATGATTGTGGTATATACCTTAATAGCAATAGCCTTTTTTATGAGCATCATGTTTCCTACTATTTTTTCAATGGGAATTGATGGATTAGGTCATAATACAAAAATTGGTTCTTCATTAATTGTAATGGCAATAGTGGGAGGAGCTTTATTGCCTCCGGTTTTAGGATTGATTTCAGATCTTACGGGAAGCATTCAGTACGGTTATATCGTTCCGCTTATCTGTTTTTCAGTAATACTATTGTTTGCATTTAACGGACATAAAACAAATAAAGCATAA
- a CDS encoding metallophosphoesterase family protein — protein MKRRELLKYIGLTAGTVALTGSASIISAAEKSTKSKRVLRIAHITDVHIRPEENAPDRFVKCLEEIKKHKVDFSLNGGDSIFAADYDNITRERVNELWKIWNDTTKEISGFELHSCLGNHDMWWAAPNKQDNMYGKDYVVKQLGIPNRYYSFDKKGWHFVILDSNNGGGSLDDEQRLWLEKDLQSLPVGTPVVCMSHFPILAVCTHVDGGNHTDSKYISDLFYKHKDKKITCLSGHIHLLDEAVYNNVHYYCNGALSGFWWEPGDKDSAGKTYYKQTPPGYAIIDLFEDGSVTNQYYPHSF, from the coding sequence ATGAAAAGAAGAGAATTATTAAAATATATTGGTTTAACCGCTGGTACTGTAGCCTTAACTGGTTCAGCTTCTATTATTTCTGCAGCAGAGAAAAGTACTAAATCTAAAAGAGTTTTACGCATCGCACATATTACCGATGTACACATCCGACCAGAAGAAAATGCACCGGATCGATTTGTAAAATGTCTGGAAGAAATCAAGAAACATAAAGTCGATTTTTCTCTCAACGGAGGAGATTCCATTTTTGCCGCAGATTACGATAATATTACTCGCGAGAGAGTAAATGAATTATGGAAGATTTGGAACGACACAACCAAAGAAATCAGCGGTTTTGAACTGCACAGTTGCCTCGGAAATCACGATATGTGGTGGGCAGCGCCAAATAAACAAGATAATATGTATGGGAAAGACTATGTTGTAAAACAATTAGGAATTCCAAATCGTTATTATAGTTTTGATAAAAAAGGATGGCACTTTGTGATATTAGACAGTAATAATGGCGGAGGTTCATTAGATGATGAGCAGCGTTTATGGCTGGAAAAAGATTTGCAGAGTCTTCCCGTTGGTACGCCTGTTGTCTGCATGAGCCATTTTCCTATTCTTGCTGTATGTACACATGTAGATGGAGGAAATCATACAGATTCAAAATACATCAGTGATCTTTTTTATAAACATAAAGATAAAAAAATTACTTGCTTGAGCGGACACATTCATTTATTGGACGAAGCGGTTTACAATAATGTCCATTATTACTGCAACGGTGCTTTGAGCGGTTTTTGGTGGGAGCCGGGAGACAAAGACTCAGCAGGAAAAACTTATTACAAACAAACACCTCCGGGATATGCTATAATTGATCTGTTTGAAGATGGATCAGTTACAAACCAATATTATCCACATTCTTTTTAA
- a CDS encoding GH92 family glycosyl hydrolase, producing MNKNLKSTFFAILGLCCLQMQGQTGKQNLTQYVDPFIGTGFHGHVFMGANVPFGAVQLGPVNISQGWDWCSGYHYSDPTIIGFSHTHLSGTGIGDLGDVLFMPAVGKINLKKGTAKDMENGYISGFDHKDEVAKPGYYSVILKKNGIKAEMTASERVGFQKYTFPTSDKSHIILDLVEGIGWDKAVDTYIKVKNDTLIEGYRFSKGWAPDQRIYFAAILSKPAKKIQLYNSTKEMINKVVLGDSAKAVIQFSTSKDEVIKVKVGISAVSTENALMNIKKEISGWNFEKVATEADEKWNKELNKIAVKSNDNAKMKTFYTALYHTMIAPSTYNDSNGDYYGSDKQVHKAAGFTNLTTFSLWDTYRGANPLFTLTQTEKVSDIINSMLAIYQETGHLPVWHLMGNETYCMPGNSAIQIVVDAYLKGIKGIDGELAFEAVKATAMQDDRGLNFVKKIGYIPADSLRESVAIGMEYSISDGAIAMMAKKMGKTEDYNYFINRSKAYKKYYDPSTTFVRGKVSDTEWRTPFDPFKSAHMKDDFAEGNAWQYTWLVPHDVEGLIAMLGGEKPFTKKLDTLFSITGDMGAEASSDITGLIGQYAHGNEPSHHITYLYNFVGQPWKTAEKVRYIVDNLYSDKHDGLCGNEDVGQMSAWYIWSAMGMYSVNPFNGIYVFGSPSMDESVLNLADGKSFTVKALNNNSKNIYIQKATLNGKPYTQSYILHSDIMKGGELIFTMGDKPSKSWGVSPKDRPYSVK from the coding sequence ATGAATAAAAATTTAAAATCAACATTTTTTGCAATTTTAGGACTTTGCTGTCTGCAAATGCAAGGTCAGACTGGAAAACAGAATTTAACGCAATATGTAGATCCTTTTATTGGAACAGGATTTCACGGGCACGTTTTTATGGGCGCAAATGTTCCTTTCGGAGCAGTTCAGCTTGGGCCTGTAAATATCTCACAAGGATGGGATTGGTGTTCTGGGTATCACTATTCCGATCCAACTATTATAGGGTTTTCACATACACATTTGAGCGGAACCGGAATTGGGGATCTTGGAGATGTACTTTTTATGCCGGCTGTTGGTAAAATTAACCTGAAAAAAGGAACTGCCAAAGACATGGAAAACGGATATATTTCAGGTTTCGATCATAAAGATGAGGTAGCAAAACCTGGTTATTACTCTGTTATTTTAAAGAAAAACGGAATCAAAGCCGAAATGACGGCTTCTGAAAGAGTTGGTTTCCAAAAATACACTTTCCCGACTTCAGACAAATCACATATCATTTTAGATCTAGTAGAAGGAATTGGCTGGGACAAAGCGGTAGACACTTATATTAAAGTAAAAAATGATACTTTGATCGAGGGATATCGTTTTTCGAAAGGCTGGGCGCCAGACCAAAGAATTTATTTCGCAGCAATTTTGTCAAAACCAGCTAAAAAAATCCAATTGTACAACAGTACAAAAGAGATGATAAACAAAGTAGTTTTGGGTGACAGTGCCAAAGCGGTGATTCAATTTTCGACTTCAAAAGATGAGGTGATTAAAGTGAAAGTGGGGATTTCGGCAGTAAGTACAGAAAATGCTTTGATGAATATCAAAAAAGAAATTTCAGGTTGGAACTTCGAAAAAGTGGCAACTGAGGCTGATGAAAAATGGAATAAAGAGTTGAATAAAATTGCAGTAAAATCGAATGATAATGCAAAAATGAAAACTTTCTATACGGCTTTATATCACACGATGATTGCACCTTCAACCTACAATGACAGCAATGGTGATTATTATGGTTCGGATAAACAAGTTCATAAAGCAGCCGGATTCACGAATTTGACAACTTTTTCATTATGGGATACTTATAGAGGAGCAAACCCTTTGTTTACGTTGACACAAACCGAAAAAGTTTCAGATATAATCAACTCGATGTTGGCGATTTACCAGGAAACAGGACATCTTCCGGTTTGGCATTTAATGGGGAATGAAACGTATTGTATGCCTGGAAACAGTGCCATTCAGATTGTGGTTGATGCATATTTAAAAGGCATCAAAGGAATTGACGGAGAATTGGCTTTTGAAGCGGTAAAAGCAACGGCCATGCAAGACGATCGCGGATTGAATTTCGTAAAAAAAATAGGCTACATTCCGGCAGATAGTTTGAGAGAATCAGTAGCAATCGGGATGGAATATTCTATCTCTGACGGAGCAATTGCAATGATGGCCAAAAAAATGGGTAAAACAGAAGATTATAATTATTTCATTAATCGCTCAAAAGCCTATAAAAAGTATTATGATCCTTCAACCACTTTTGTACGCGGAAAAGTAAGTGATACAGAATGGAGAACACCATTCGATCCGTTTAAATCGGCACACATGAAAGATGATTTTGCCGAAGGAAATGCCTGGCAATACACTTGGTTAGTGCCTCACGATGTAGAAGGATTAATTGCAATGTTGGGAGGAGAAAAACCATTTACCAAAAAATTGGATACTTTATTTAGCATTACAGGCGATATGGGAGCAGAGGCTTCAAGTGATATTACAGGTTTGATCGGGCAGTATGCTCACGGAAACGAGCCAAGTCACCACATTACATATCTATATAATTTCGTAGGACAACCTTGGAAAACAGCCGAAAAAGTACGTTACATAGTCGATAATTTATACAGCGACAAACATGACGGATTGTGTGGAAACGAAGACGTAGGACAAATGTCGGCTTGGTATATTTGGAGTGCAATGGGAATGTATTCAGTAAATCCTTTCAACGGAATTTATGTTTTCGGAAGCCCAAGTATGGATGAATCAGTACTGAATTTGGCTGATGGAAAAAGCTTCACTGTAAAAGCATTAAACAACAATTCAAAAAATATCTATATTCAAAAAGCGACTTTAAACGGCAAGCCTTATACTCAAAGTTATATTCTTCATTCGGACATTATGAAAGGTGGTGAATTAATTTTTACAATGGGAGACAAACCTTCAAAATCTTGGGGAGTTTCTCCTAAAGACAGACCTTATTCTGTAAAATAG